One segment of Clostridium ljungdahlii DSM 13528 DNA contains the following:
- the addA gene encoding helicase-exonuclease AddAB subunit AddA codes for MNFSKVVHMDTNWTESQREAIFTPKCNLLVSAGAGTGKTAVLVERIIQEITSIDEDVDIDKLLVVTFTNAAASEMKERIAEAISKLLESNYGSKNLQKQLTLLNQANIITIHAFCLKVIKSNFHLIDLDPNFRICDSTEAVLLKQDVLEELFDEKYDIENTEFLKLVDGFKSKNDIKLKDMVLSLYEFSKSNPWPEKWLRQAVENFNVKENFDFGHTHWAKIIMHSLEVEVKGCKNRIERELTIIQRIEGLEHYADTFKKDYENIKELLLLNSWEELKEKFLQLSFDKLSTKRVKDEVKEVKERAKNVRDEVKKKLNSIKEDIFLGSDNMYKNMQEVYPMMKCLVSLVIEFDKNYSLKKRERGILDFSDIEHFCLEILTDRDEEGNIVPSEAALEYRRYFEEIFIDEYQDSNEVQEVIMNMISRKSKDSNLFMVGDVKQSIYRFRQSKPELFLQKYNSYSEKKTAENRKIKLSENFRSRKEIIEGTNYLFKQIMCREVGELDYTDEESLKSSADYENSSGNYSRDIEVNIIDKKEESEEIQENEEVLDNVQVEARLVAEKISELINGKEEVEPLKVYDKNTKSYRNVMYKDIVILMRATQNWAPIFVEELNSLEVPVFADISAGYFENIEVKTIISVLEIIDNPLQDIPLVAVLRSPIESFSPEELIDLRMVDRKMHFYDILKIISENDPESDISLKYVENGLKYKVSEFLKRLNNWRKKVKYMPIDEFIWHLYTETGYYGFIGAMPGGIQRQANLRMLFERAKQYEKSSYKGLFNFINFMNKLKNSSGDLGSAKILGENEDVVRIMSVHKSKGLEFPVVILSGTGKKFNLMDMSKGVLFHEKLGLGPDYVNVKRHICYPTVMKQVLRKKLKVETLSEEMRILYVAFTRAKEKLIITGMVNNIEKTTQKWCECASYKGNKLPEYSLISARNFLDWIGAALAKHPCGKSIREISKIEDNLNLVIGDSSRWKINIYKKDDFKTVSQEKEDVDILGKIEELNLTEYDGQYMDKVDRRLNWKYKYEEACKIPAKFSVSELKRRFDLNDIEDSANLVELVQLKKPLFLREKKGMTAAERGTLLHLILQHIDIKKVNSYDEIKEQVGKLVQREFIREEEVKSIPLGKILKFFNSEIGSRMKEAENIYRETPFYMEIESNELYKELPDKIYKDEKIIIQGIIDCYFEENGELVLIDYKTDYVDDIDDIKDKYKNQIYYYARALEKLTGKKVKNKYLYLFFNNSLVEM; via the coding sequence ATGAATTTTAGTAAGGTGGTACATATGGATACAAATTGGACAGAATCTCAAAGAGAAGCTATTTTTACTCCTAAGTGTAATTTATTAGTATCAGCGGGTGCGGGAACTGGTAAGACAGCAGTGCTAGTGGAGAGAATAATACAGGAGATAACAAGCATTGATGAAGATGTGGATATAGATAAATTATTAGTTGTTACCTTTACAAATGCGGCAGCTTCTGAAATGAAAGAGAGAATAGCGGAGGCAATTTCTAAACTGTTAGAATCAAATTATGGATCAAAAAATCTTCAAAAACAACTGACACTTTTAAATCAGGCTAATATAATTACTATACATGCTTTTTGTCTTAAGGTTATAAAAAGTAATTTTCATTTAATAGATTTAGACCCTAATTTTAGAATATGCGACAGTACAGAAGCAGTTCTTTTAAAACAGGATGTACTTGAGGAACTTTTCGATGAGAAATATGATATAGAAAATACAGAATTTTTAAAACTTGTAGACGGTTTTAAAAGTAAAAATGATATTAAGCTTAAAGACATGGTACTTTCTCTCTATGAATTTTCAAAAAGTAATCCTTGGCCTGAAAAGTGGTTAAGGCAAGCAGTAGAAAATTTTAATGTAAAAGAAAACTTTGATTTTGGACATACCCACTGGGCAAAAATAATTATGCACAGCCTAGAGGTAGAGGTTAAGGGATGCAAGAATAGAATAGAAAGAGAACTTACCATAATCCAAAGAATAGAGGGACTTGAGCACTATGCAGATACTTTTAAAAAAGATTATGAAAATATAAAGGAATTATTGCTTTTAAATTCTTGGGAAGAACTAAAAGAAAAGTTTTTACAATTGAGTTTTGACAAGCTTTCCACTAAAAGAGTAAAAGATGAAGTTAAAGAAGTGAAGGAAAGGGCTAAGAATGTAAGGGATGAAGTTAAAAAGAAGTTAAATAGTATAAAAGAAGATATATTTTTAGGTTCTGATAATATGTATAAAAATATGCAGGAAGTATATCCTATGATGAAGTGTCTGGTTTCTCTTGTAATAGAGTTTGATAAAAATTACAGCTTGAAAAAAAGGGAAAGAGGGATACTGGATTTTAGTGATATAGAGCACTTTTGTCTTGAAATATTAACAGATAGAGATGAGGAGGGAAATATAGTTCCTTCGGAGGCAGCTTTAGAATATAGGAGATATTTTGAGGAGATATTTATAGATGAATATCAGGATAGCAATGAAGTTCAAGAAGTTATAATGAATATGATAAGTAGAAAATCAAAAGACTCAAATTTGTTTATGGTAGGAGATGTAAAGCAGAGTATATACAGATTTAGGCAATCTAAACCTGAACTTTTTTTGCAGAAATATAATAGTTATTCTGAAAAAAAGACGGCTGAAAACAGAAAAATAAAATTATCTGAAAATTTTAGAAGTAGAAAAGAAATAATAGAAGGTACTAATTATTTGTTTAAACAAATAATGTGTAGAGAAGTAGGAGAATTAGATTATACGGATGAGGAAAGCTTAAAAAGTTCAGCAGATTATGAAAACTCATCTGGAAACTATAGTAGAGATATAGAGGTTAATATAATAGATAAAAAAGAAGAAAGTGAAGAAATTCAAGAAAATGAAGAAGTTTTAGATAATGTTCAGGTAGAAGCACGGCTTGTAGCAGAGAAAATAAGTGAGCTCATAAATGGTAAAGAAGAAGTAGAGCCACTAAAAGTATATGACAAAAATACGAAGTCCTATAGGAATGTAATGTATAAAGACATAGTAATATTAATGCGTGCCACGCAAAATTGGGCTCCTATTTTTGTAGAAGAACTTAATAGTTTAGAAGTGCCTGTATTTGCAGATATATCTGCCGGATATTTTGAGAATATAGAAGTAAAGACAATAATATCAGTACTTGAAATAATAGATAATCCACTTCAGGATATTCCACTTGTAGCTGTGCTTAGGTCTCCTATAGAATCCTTCTCTCCAGAGGAACTTATAGATTTGAGAATGGTAGATAGAAAAATGCATTTTTATGATATATTAAAGATAATTTCGGAAAATGACCCTGAATCAGATATATCATTAAAGTATGTGGAAAATGGCTTGAAATATAAAGTAAGTGAATTCTTGAAAAGACTTAACAACTGGAGAAAAAAAGTAAAGTATATGCCAATAGATGAATTTATATGGCATCTTTATACTGAAACGGGCTATTACGGTTTTATAGGTGCTATGCCTGGGGGAATTCAGAGGCAGGCAAACCTAAGGATGTTATTTGAAAGAGCAAAACAGTATGAAAAGAGCAGTTACAAAGGACTTTTTAATTTTATAAATTTTATGAACAAACTTAAAAATAGCAGTGGGGATTTAGGAAGTGCAAAAATACTAGGAGAAAATGAAGATGTAGTCAGGATAATGAGTGTTCACAAAAGCAAAGGGCTTGAATTTCCTGTAGTAATACTTTCTGGTACAGGAAAAAAGTTTAATTTGATGGATATGAGTAAAGGAGTACTTTTTCATGAAAAGTTAGGTCTCGGGCCGGATTATGTAAATGTAAAAAGGCATATATGTTATCCTACTGTTATGAAACAGGTACTTAGAAAAAAGCTAAAAGTAGAAACTCTTTCAGAGGAAATGAGAATATTATATGTTGCCTTTACCAGAGCAAAAGAAAAACTTATAATAACTGGAATGGTAAATAATATTGAAAAAACAACTCAAAAATGGTGTGAATGTGCTTCTTATAAAGGAAATAAACTTCCTGAGTATTCACTTATAAGTGCTAGAAATTTTTTGGATTGGATAGGGGCTGCACTGGCTAAGCATCCATGTGGAAAGTCTATAAGAGAAATTTCTAAAATTGAAGATAATTTAAATCTAGTTATAGGGGACAGTTCTAGATGGAAGATAAATATTTATAAAAAAGATGACTTTAAAACTGTATCTCAAGAAAAGGAAGATGTAGATATACTGGGTAAAATTGAAGAACTTAATTTAACCGAATATGATGGACAATATATGGATAAAGTGGATAGAAGGCTTAACTGGAAATATAAATATGAGGAAGCTTGTAAGATACCTGCTAAATTTTCTGTATCAGAGTTAAAGAGAAGGTTTGATTTGAATGATATAGAAGATAGTGCGAATTTGGTAGAATTGGTACAATTAAAAAAACCACTTTTTTTAAGAGAGAAAAAAGGTATGACAGCTGCTGAAAGAGGAACTCTTTTGCATTTAATCTTGCAGCATATTGATATAAAAAAAGTTAATTCTTACGATGAAATAAAAGAACAGGTAGGTAAACTGGTCCAGAGGGAATTTATAAGGGAAGAGGAAGTTAAGTCAATACCCCTAGGTAAAATATTGAAGTTCTTTAATTCTGAAATTGGAAGCAGAATGAAAGAGGCAGAGAATATCTATAGGGAAACTCCATTTTATATGGAAATAGAAAGTAATGAATTATATAAAGAGCTTCCAGATAAAATATATAAAGATGAAAAAATAATTATTCAAGGAATAATAGATTGCTATTTTGAAGAAAATGGAGAATTAGTGCTTATAGACTATAAGACAGATTATGTAGATGATATAGATGATATAAAAGATAAATACAAAAACCAAATTTATTATTATGCAAGGGCACTTGAAAAATTAACTGGTAAGAAAGTAAAAAATAAATATCTCTACTTATTTTTTAACAACAGCTTAGTTGAAATGTAA
- the thrC gene encoding threonine synthase: MKEIHYNSTRGLNGNYTASQAILKGISEDGGLFVPDSIPSVNEEELQKFKNMTYKELALCIIGKFFTDFTEDELKKCIDLAYDNKFESDEIVPLKKVGDVFYLELFHGPTLAFKDMALCLLPHLMQTAAKKQNLHKKIVILTATSGDTGKAALEGFADVEDTRIVVFFPEKGVSDIQKRQMVTQVGKNTKVIGIKGNFDDAQTEVKKIFNDEELKKELDEKSYMFSSANSINIGRLIPQVVYYFHGYMELLRKGQIKLGEKINFVVPTGNFGNILAAYYAKKMGLPINKLLCASNDNKVLYDFLKSGIYDAEREFIVTISPSMDILISSNLERFIYDISGKDSSVVQGLMKDLNKNRKYSVSENMKEELKPFYGGFATEGETLHSISDVFKDYKYLMDTHTSVAYSVYRKYFQDTGDDTKTIIVSTASPFKFTKSVMSALDDKYKNQKDFDLIEVMSKTASLEIPKPIEKLMKSEVIHSTVCEKQQMKDEIRKFLV, encoded by the coding sequence TTGAAAGAAATTCATTATAACAGTACTAGAGGATTAAATGGAAACTATACTGCATCTCAAGCTATACTAAAAGGAATATCAGAAGATGGTGGATTGTTTGTTCCAGACAGCATACCTTCTGTGAATGAAGAAGAATTACAAAAATTCAAAAATATGACTTATAAGGAATTAGCTTTATGCATAATCGGAAAGTTTTTCACCGATTTTACTGAAGATGAGTTGAAGAAGTGCATAGACCTAGCTTATGACAATAAATTTGAATCAGATGAAATAGTGCCACTAAAGAAGGTTGGGGATGTGTTTTATTTAGAGTTGTTTCATGGACCAACTTTAGCTTTTAAAGACATGGCATTGTGTCTTCTACCACATCTAATGCAGACTGCTGCAAAAAAACAAAATTTACATAAAAAGATAGTTATACTTACAGCAACTTCTGGAGATACAGGAAAGGCAGCACTAGAAGGCTTTGCAGATGTAGAGGATACAAGAATAGTAGTATTTTTCCCTGAAAAAGGGGTAAGTGATATACAAAAAAGACAGATGGTTACCCAGGTAGGCAAAAATACTAAAGTTATAGGAATAAAGGGAAATTTTGATGATGCCCAGACTGAAGTTAAGAAAATTTTTAATGATGAAGAATTAAAAAAAGAATTGGATGAAAAGTCTTATATGTTTTCTTCTGCCAATTCCATAAATATAGGAAGACTTATACCTCAAGTAGTATATTATTTTCATGGATATATGGAACTTTTAAGGAAAGGGCAAATAAAATTAGGAGAAAAAATAAATTTTGTAGTTCCTACAGGTAATTTTGGAAATATACTTGCAGCTTATTATGCAAAAAAAATGGGCCTACCTATAAATAAGCTTTTATGTGCTTCAAATGATAATAAAGTATTATATGACTTTTTAAAAAGTGGAATTTATGATGCTGAGAGAGAATTTATAGTAACTATATCTCCTTCTATGGATATACTCATATCCAGTAATCTTGAAAGATTCATATATGATATAAGTGGGAAGGATTCTTCAGTTGTACAGGGATTAATGAAAGATTTAAATAAAAATAGGAAGTATAGTGTAAGTGAAAATATGAAAGAAGAATTAAAACCATTTTATGGTGGATTTGCGACCGAAGGGGAAACACTTCACTCCATAAGTGATGTCTTCAAAGATTATAAATACCTAATGGACACACATACTTCAGTGGCTTATTCCGTGTATAGAAAGTATTTTCAGGATACAGGAGATGACACAAAAACCATTATTGTTTCTACTGCAAGTCCTTTTAAATTTACAAAATCCGTAATGAGTGCTTTAGACGATAAGTATAAGAATCAAAAAGATTTTGACCTTATAGAAGTAATGAGCAAAACTGCTTCTCTCGAAATTCCTAAACCTATAGAGAAACTAATGAAAAGTGAAGTTATTCACAGTACTGTATGTGAAAAACAACAGATGAAAGATGAGATTAGAAAATTCTTAGTATAA
- a CDS encoding sensor domain-containing diguanylate cyclase → MLTSLSDEYNQLKNEYEAYQKMAEGIIQKQSIKIIELDKKLDMLSLIVEISQYINKRIGRGEIVSIINDIMIGILGVTYSSVYLLENRKLQLKSTNLPNTKHHYSINDYNKGNISNLNASIVNCIDNIYIYDNIQIHSSILMPIYLKDNLLGVIVVEHHIYNYLNNEHMKLLTALTNQIAICIENNKLYNKIKQNSQKDFLTGLFNRNYFFSVIREKVKDCGKGFAIVMIDIDDFKSFNDRFGHQYGDRVLRKVSDIIKDSIRDEDMVARYGGEEIIIYMYNITDSMSVYERMINIGELIKKKAVEYNEVSSYVTVSMGIAVCTNKNKDVEDTIRRADMNLYRAKNSGKNKVVY, encoded by the coding sequence ATGTTGACATCATTATCAGATGAATATAATCAACTTAAAAATGAGTATGAAGCTTATCAAAAGATGGCTGAAGGAATTATACAAAAACAAAGTATAAAGATTATAGAGTTAGATAAAAAACTAGATATGTTGTCTTTGATAGTTGAGATAAGTCAGTATATAAACAAGCGAATAGGTAGAGGAGAAATAGTTTCTATAATAAATGATATAATGATAGGCATTCTAGGGGTAACTTATTCAAGCGTATATCTTTTAGAGAATAGAAAACTTCAATTAAAATCTACAAACTTGCCTAATACAAAACATCACTATAGTATTAACGATTACAATAAAGGAAATATAAGTAATCTAAATGCTAGCATAGTAAATTGTATTGATAATATATATATATATGATAATATTCAAATTCACTCTTCCATACTCATGCCTATATATTTAAAAGATAATCTATTAGGTGTTATCGTGGTTGAACATCATATATATAACTATCTAAATAACGAACATATGAAGTTATTGACTGCACTTACCAATCAGATAGCTATATGTATAGAAAATAATAAACTTTATAACAAGATAAAACAAAATTCTCAAAAGGATTTTTTAACAGGGCTATTTAACAGAAATTATTTTTTTTCGGTGATAAGAGAAAAGGTAAAAGACTGTGGCAAAGGTTTTGCTATTGTAATGATTGACATTGATGATTTTAAAAGTTTTAATGATAGATTTGGGCATCAATATGGAGATAGGGTGCTGAGAAAAGTAAGTGATATAATAAAAGATAGTATAAGAGACGAGGATATGGTAGCTAGATATGGAGGAGAAGAAATTATAATATATATGTATAATATTACAGATTCCATGTCTGTATATGAGAGAATGATAAATATAGGAGAGCTTATAAAAAAGAAAGCTGTAGAGTATAATGAAGTCTCGTCTTATGTAACGGTTTCAATGGGTATAGCAGTATGCACAAATAAGAATAAAGATGTTGAAGATACAATAAGAAGGGCTGATATGAACTTGTACAGAGCAAAAAATTCTGGAAAAAATAAAGTGGTTTATTAA
- the cbiM gene encoding cobalt transporter CbiM, with product MHIPDNYLSPSTCAVMAVVMLPVWAKAVKKVKSEISPKKMPMLGVCGAFSFLIMMFNVPIPGGTTAHAVGATLIAILLGPYAATIAVTIALLIQALFFGDGGILAFGANTFNMAFIMPFVGYTIYSIIKNRVKSPKGEYIAAFIGGYVGIVAASFMASIEFGLQPLLFTDAAGKALYCPYGLNVAVPAMVGTHLLVGILEGAITAAVYAYVKKMSPDVVYEDKIGNKKPLYGLLAILIVLCPLGLLAAGDAWGEWDSEGMKSLIGYIPKGFQNGIHFNAIAADYSVKGMNDVVGYIISAVAGVALIMIVFKIISSLRKNAVDIDNKNVKVNK from the coding sequence ATGCATATTCCAGATAATTATTTAAGTCCATCAACCTGTGCTGTTATGGCAGTGGTAATGCTGCCAGTTTGGGCAAAGGCCGTAAAAAAGGTAAAAAGTGAAATAAGTCCCAAGAAAATGCCTATGCTTGGTGTTTGCGGAGCATTTTCTTTTCTTATAATGATGTTTAATGTACCTATACCAGGAGGAACAACAGCTCATGCAGTAGGGGCAACTTTGATAGCAATTTTACTTGGACCTTATGCAGCAACTATTGCAGTTACTATAGCACTACTTATACAGGCACTTTTCTTCGGAGATGGAGGAATACTTGCATTTGGAGCTAATACTTTTAACATGGCTTTTATAATGCCTTTTGTAGGGTATACCATATATAGTATTATAAAAAATAGAGTAAAGAGCCCTAAAGGAGAATATATTGCAGCTTTTATAGGTGGATATGTAGGAATTGTGGCGGCATCTTTTATGGCATCCATTGAATTTGGCCTACAGCCTTTATTATTTACAGATGCAGCTGGAAAGGCACTTTATTGTCCTTATGGTTTAAATGTGGCTGTACCAGCAATGGTAGGAACTCATCTTTTAGTAGGTATACTTGAGGGGGCAATAACTGCAGCAGTATACGCTTATGTGAAGAAAATGTCACCAGATGTTGTATATGAAGACAAAATTGGAAATAAAAAACCACTTTATGGACTTTTGGCAATTTTAATAGTTTTATGTCCTCTAGGACTTTTAGCAGCTGGAGACGCGTGGGGTGAATGGGATTCAGAAGGTATGAAGTCACTTATAGGGTACATACCTAAAGGATTTCAAAATGGCATACACTTTAATGCTATTGCAGCGGACTATTCTGTAAAAGGAATGAATGATGTTGTAGGTTATATTATTTCAGCAGTGGCGGGAGTTGCACTTATAATGATTGTGTTTAAAATAATATCTTCTTTAAGAAAAAACGCGGTGGATATAGATAATAAAAATGTTAAAGTAAATAAATAA
- a CDS encoding aminotransferase class V-fold PLP-dependent enzyme, with protein sequence MGIYLDNAATSYPKPSIVIDKISDFMKNIGATAGRGAYKSAIEADRLVFNCRDNICKLFNGKDPSNIIFTYNITDSLNLIINGVLNQGDHVITSSLEHNSVWRPLKTLERDRSIEISTLPCTNEGISKACDIEKLIKKNTKLIVFTHASNVLGTIQPIREIGAIARKHKILFLVDSAQTAGAYPIDVQKDNIDILAFTGHKSLLGPTGTGGLLINCDTNCIRSLKSGGTGEDSKNPYQPDYYPNKLEAGTLNVAGIVGLGEGIRYIYDLGVQKIRDKENEIIEYALKRLEEVPGIHIYGPKDAKKIVGVISFNIENMSGEDIAFKLDKEYDIMIRVGFHCAPTAHRIMGTYEIGAMRIGIGYFNEKQDIDALVNALKNIVSEK encoded by the coding sequence TTGGGAATTTATTTAGACAATGCTGCTACATCTTACCCCAAACCATCTATAGTTATAGACAAAATTTCAGATTTTATGAAGAACATAGGAGCCACTGCAGGAAGAGGGGCTTACAAATCAGCTATTGAAGCTGATAGACTTGTATTTAACTGCAGAGATAATATATGTAAGTTATTTAACGGTAAAGACCCATCTAACATAATCTTTACTTACAACATAACAGATTCACTTAATCTAATAATAAACGGAGTTTTAAATCAAGGAGATCATGTTATCACAAGTAGCTTGGAGCATAATTCTGTATGGAGACCTTTAAAAACTCTTGAACGGGACAGAAGTATAGAAATATCTACTCTTCCCTGCACAAATGAAGGAATATCAAAAGCCTGTGACATAGAAAAATTAATAAAAAAAAACACTAAGCTAATTGTATTCACTCATGCTTCTAACGTGCTTGGAACTATTCAACCTATAAGGGAAATAGGAGCTATAGCCAGGAAACATAAAATTCTATTTTTAGTAGACAGCGCCCAGACAGCCGGAGCTTACCCTATAGATGTACAAAAAGACAACATAGATATTCTTGCCTTCACAGGTCATAAAAGTCTTTTGGGACCTACTGGTACAGGAGGGCTTTTAATAAATTGTGACACTAATTGTATAAGGTCATTAAAATCTGGAGGAACCGGTGAAGATTCGAAAAATCCATACCAACCTGATTATTATCCTAATAAATTAGAAGCAGGAACCTTAAATGTAGCTGGAATAGTTGGTTTAGGAGAAGGAATTAGATACATATATGATCTAGGAGTACAAAAAATAAGAGATAAAGAAAATGAAATAATTGAATATGCCCTTAAGAGATTAGAGGAAGTTCCAGGAATCCATATATATGGTCCAAAAGATGCGAAAAAAATAGTAGGTGTCATTTCGTTTAATATAGAGAATATGTCTGGTGAAGATATTGCTTTTAAGCTGGATAAGGAATATGACATAATGATAAGAGTTGGATTTCATTGTGCTCCAACAGCCCACAGGATAATGGGAACTTATGAAATTGGTGCTATGAGAATAGGTATTGGATATTTTAATGAAAAGCAAGATATAGATGCATTAGTAAATGCTTTAAAAAATATAGTTTCTGAAAAATAA
- a CDS encoding methyl-accepting chemotaxis protein, whose amino-acid sequence MNFLQKLNVKSRLIISFIIISMFIFIVGMVGTSSIKLINTKGQDMYDKNFKSIYLLTDTKQNLTKMSADLTKLVYETNANEKSSAISDMKKAKNTINQHMQEYNKLSLTSSEKKEWSSVQNQVKQYMSVTEIATNFAVNSDYTHAKSGVEKMSTLETNTFKSVDSLIKSTVETSRITNVNNNNVSNYVNILSIALSLIGFILSILIGLFTAKYINDPLSRIVTLGKNLCNYDLSHVYNVKRKDEFGQAINELDKAQRNVKDLILKITNNSEEIGASSEELSASVQEITAKFESIENDTKNILNELEENSASCEEISASVQEVDSSVNELAKNADDSSKASINSKNKAANFKKHINDSLIEINNIYHEKQENIIRAIEDGKVVENINNMADTIAAIAEQTNLLALNAAIEAARAGEQGKGFVVVSEEVKKLAEQSSKAVANIKDTISKVQYAFRNLSNNSNDILDFVQSNIALEFKNFEEMSNEYYKDSEFISSISERVAAMSEQLSATTDQVSTAIQSMTENILKTSNNTDSIEKGTRESSIGINQISLTAQSQAEMAQNLNEIVQKFKL is encoded by the coding sequence ATGAACTTTTTACAAAAATTAAATGTAAAATCCAGACTAATTATATCTTTTATAATCATTTCGATGTTTATTTTCATAGTTGGCATGGTAGGAACATCCAGCATTAAATTAATCAATACAAAAGGTCAAGATATGTATGATAAAAATTTTAAAAGTATTTACCTTCTTACTGATACAAAACAAAATTTAACAAAGATGAGTGCAGATCTTACAAAATTAGTTTATGAAACAAATGCTAATGAAAAAAGCTCTGCAATTAGCGATATGAAAAAAGCTAAAAATACTATAAATCAACATATGCAGGAATATAATAAATTGTCTTTAACATCTTCAGAAAAGAAAGAATGGTCATCTGTTCAAAATCAAGTTAAACAATATATGAGTGTTACTGAAATTGCAACTAATTTTGCAGTTAACTCAGATTATACTCATGCTAAATCAGGAGTTGAAAAAATGTCTACTCTTGAAACAAATACTTTTAAAAGCGTTGACAGCCTTATAAAGAGTACTGTCGAAACCTCAAGGATTACAAACGTTAATAACAATAATGTATCTAACTATGTAAATATATTAAGTATCGCATTATCTTTAATAGGCTTTATATTGTCCATATTAATAGGTTTATTTACAGCTAAATACATAAATGATCCATTATCCAGAATAGTAACTCTAGGCAAAAATCTTTGTAATTATGATTTATCACATGTGTATAATGTAAAAAGAAAAGATGAGTTTGGACAAGCTATTAATGAACTTGATAAAGCTCAAAGAAATGTAAAAGATCTTATATTAAAAATTACAAATAATTCTGAAGAAATAGGCGCCTCAAGTGAAGAGCTTTCAGCATCAGTACAAGAAATAACAGCAAAATTTGAAAGTATAGAAAATGATACTAAAAATATACTAAATGAACTTGAAGAAAATAGTGCTTCTTGTGAAGAAATAAGTGCCTCCGTTCAGGAAGTAGATTCTAGTGTAAATGAATTAGCAAAAAATGCTGATGATAGCAGTAAAGCTTCTATTAATTCAAAAAATAAAGCTGCTAATTTCAAAAAACATATAAATGACTCCTTAATAGAAATAAATAATATATATCATGAAAAACAAGAAAATATAATTAGGGCCATTGAAGATGGAAAAGTAGTAGAAAACATTAATAACATGGCAGATACCATCGCTGCAATTGCAGAGCAAACTAATCTTCTAGCACTTAATGCAGCTATCGAAGCAGCAAGAGCTGGAGAACAGGGAAAAGGATTTGTGGTAGTTTCAGAAGAAGTTAAAAAGTTGGCTGAACAATCCTCAAAAGCAGTGGCAAATATTAAAGATACAATTTCTAAAGTTCAATATGCTTTCAGAAATCTTTCAAATAACAGCAATGATATATTGGACTTTGTACAAAGTAATATAGCTCTAGAATTTAAAAATTTTGAAGAAATGAGCAATGAATATTATAAAGATTCTGAATTTATAAGTTCTATATCTGAAAGGGTAGCTGCAATGTCAGAACAATTAAGTGCAACCACAGATCAAGTAAGCACTGCCATTCAAAGCATGACAGAAAATATATTAAAAACATCTAATAACACTGATTCTATAGAAAAAGGTACTCGTGAATCCTCAATAGGTATAAATCAGATTTCTCTTACGGCACAAAGCCAAGCAGAGATGGCTCAAAACTTAAATGAAATAGTTCAAAAGTTTAAATTATAA